From Pandoraea norimbergensis, the proteins below share one genomic window:
- the rph gene encoding ribonuclease PH encodes MTQITRPDGRAQNALRPVRITRQYTRYAEGSVLIECGETKVICTASVEEKVPGFLRDSGQGWLTAEYGMLPRATHTRSDREAARGKQSGRTQEIQRLIGRSLRAVFDLEKFGPRTIQIDCDVLQADGGTRCASITGAFVAAHDAVSKLIADGKLEASPIRAHVAAVSVGMYQGQPVLDLNYAEDSACDTDMNVIMTSEGGFVEIQGTAEGTPFTREQSNVLLDLADAGIRQLIDAQKRALGV; translated from the coding sequence ATGACGCAAATCACCCGCCCGGACGGCCGTGCGCAAAACGCACTGCGCCCCGTGCGCATTACCCGCCAATACACCCGTTACGCCGAAGGTTCCGTGCTCATCGAATGCGGCGAAACCAAGGTCATCTGCACCGCCAGCGTCGAAGAAAAGGTGCCGGGCTTTCTGCGCGACTCCGGTCAGGGCTGGCTCACAGCCGAATACGGCATGCTGCCGCGCGCCACGCACACCCGTAGCGACCGCGAAGCCGCACGCGGCAAGCAAAGCGGCCGCACGCAGGAAATCCAGCGTCTGATCGGCCGCTCGCTGCGCGCCGTGTTCGATCTGGAGAAATTCGGTCCGCGCACCATCCAGATCGACTGTGACGTGCTTCAGGCCGACGGCGGCACGCGTTGCGCCTCGATCACCGGCGCGTTCGTCGCCGCGCACGACGCCGTGTCGAAACTCATCGCCGACGGCAAGCTCGAAGCGTCGCCCATTCGCGCCCACGTGGCGGCCGTGTCGGTCGGCATGTACCAAGGCCAGCCGGTGCTTGACCTGAACTACGCGGAAGACTCCGCCTGCGACACCGACATGAACGTCATCATGACGAGCGAAGGCGGTTTCGTGGAAATTCAGGGCACCGCCGAAGGCACCCCGTTCACGCGCGAACAAAGCAATGTGCTGCTCGATCTGGCGGATGCCGGCATTCGTCAGCTGATCGATGCGCAAAAGCGCGCGCTGGGAGTGTAA
- the rpoZ gene encoding DNA-directed RNA polymerase subunit omega, with protein sequence MARITVEDCLKQIPNRFELALAATYRARQLAQGHTPKLENNKDKPTVVALREIAAGQVGIEMLKKVPL encoded by the coding sequence ATGGCCCGAATTACCGTTGAAGATTGCCTGAAACAAATCCCGAATCGCTTCGAGCTCGCACTCGCTGCGACCTACCGCGCCCGCCAACTGGCGCAAGGTCACACGCCGAAGCTCGAGAACAACAAGGACAAGCCGACCGTCGTCGCGCTGCGCGAAATCGCAGCGGGTCAGGTGGGCATCGAGATGCTCAAGAAAGTGCCGCTCTGA
- a CDS encoding cation:proton antiporter domain-containing protein: MHAGHGTAIFFTQLLLLVLVGRLLGEVMQRLRQPAVMGQLLAGVLLGPSVFGALLPAWQHAVFPDNEAQKKMLDAVSELGVLLLLLSTGLETDLGLVRRMKRMAIFASAGGMIIPFACGFALGWHLPDNLLPHPEARLVTSLFIGTALSISSVKVVAMVIREVDYLRRNIGQIILAAAILDDTTGWIIIAAIAGLGASGSIDIGHLSFSLGGTLLFIVLCFTVGKRAVAVAIRWTNDRFTSEMPVLSAILVITFVLALATDKLGVHTALGAFMAGVMIGQSPILTEQIEAQLRGLIVALFAPVFFGVAGLSVDLTILFDWRMLGLVAGLILIASIGKFTGCFLGGRLGGMSSAEALALATGMNARGSTEIIVASIGLSLGVLSKDLFTMVVIMALITTLIMPPVLRRALVRIPLSAEEKARLEKEAAEEKDFLPNVERILAAVDGSANGRFAAWIAGLTAGVRGTLTTVLAPAPDDAEEGTPDRSEKKRADADDTANEEGAGRHAYDIALSAAMLAIPRAPGTPGVDDKAKDRKDAAKEEKHPDDTAKVLRREAERLVLRERTGKAPQKTPELPHGPVDNDAGDANGAATAASVDDDRQRDADPAPKHEPVGEAHDDKRVSNATEDGEFVASDPSDAAREQEAKQADTSHEATRISDEIGKGYGFVIAGFDAPGEESDSDVPPLPLPTGVLPLTKAFDGAIAIVLAHGDHARTPDAPLDILVPVSGTDYSRHAAELAITLARATNAPVTALHVSARMAPGMMHKRWRPRSLRPDAAEAAMLENLQALAERNGVTLRTRLLAGGKVDEAVLHQIHHGKHNLLVLGVQPRFGDRLNFGAISHRLLEERRCSVIVLSA; this comes from the coding sequence ATGCACGCAGGCCACGGCACGGCGATCTTCTTTACACAACTGCTTTTGCTGGTACTCGTCGGGCGCTTGCTCGGCGAGGTCATGCAGCGTCTGCGCCAACCCGCCGTGATGGGCCAGTTGCTCGCAGGCGTCCTCCTCGGCCCCTCGGTCTTCGGCGCCTTGCTACCCGCTTGGCAGCACGCAGTTTTCCCCGACAACGAAGCGCAGAAGAAGATGCTCGACGCGGTGTCCGAGCTCGGCGTTCTGCTGCTTCTGCTATCGACCGGACTCGAGACCGATCTGGGGCTCGTGCGGCGCATGAAGCGCATGGCGATCTTCGCGTCCGCCGGCGGCATGATCATTCCGTTTGCCTGTGGCTTCGCCCTCGGCTGGCATCTCCCCGACAATCTGCTCCCGCACCCCGAAGCCCGGCTGGTGACGTCGCTGTTCATCGGCACGGCGCTGTCGATCTCGTCGGTGAAGGTGGTCGCGATGGTGATTCGCGAGGTCGACTATCTGCGCCGCAATATCGGGCAGATCATCCTCGCGGCGGCCATTCTCGACGACACCACCGGGTGGATCATCATCGCAGCCATCGCCGGGCTTGGCGCCAGTGGCTCGATCGATATCGGTCATCTGTCGTTCAGTCTGGGCGGCACGCTGCTGTTCATCGTGCTGTGCTTCACCGTCGGCAAGCGTGCCGTCGCGGTAGCCATTCGCTGGACCAACGATCGCTTCACCAGCGAGATGCCGGTGCTGAGCGCCATTCTGGTGATCACCTTCGTGCTGGCGCTCGCGACCGACAAGCTCGGCGTGCATACCGCGCTGGGGGCGTTCATGGCGGGAGTGATGATCGGGCAATCGCCAATTCTCACCGAGCAGATCGAAGCGCAGTTGCGCGGCTTGATCGTCGCCCTCTTCGCGCCGGTGTTCTTCGGCGTGGCGGGGTTGTCGGTCGATCTCACCATTCTGTTCGACTGGCGGATGCTCGGGCTGGTGGCGGGGCTGATTCTGATCGCCAGCATCGGCAAATTTACCGGGTGTTTTCTGGGCGGACGTCTCGGCGGGATGTCGTCTGCGGAAGCGCTCGCGCTCGCCACCGGGATGAATGCGCGCGGCTCGACCGAGATCATCGTCGCGAGCATCGGGTTGTCGCTAGGCGTGCTGAGCAAAGACCTATTCACGATGGTCGTGATCATGGCGTTGATCACCACGCTGATCATGCCGCCCGTGCTGCGGCGCGCGCTGGTGCGTATTCCGCTGTCGGCCGAAGAGAAGGCACGGCTTGAGAAGGAAGCTGCCGAGGAAAAGGATTTCCTGCCGAATGTCGAACGCATTCTCGCGGCAGTGGACGGCAGTGCCAACGGCCGCTTCGCCGCATGGATCGCGGGGCTGACGGCCGGTGTGCGCGGCACGCTGACAACCGTGCTGGCGCCTGCGCCGGATGATGCCGAGGAAGGTACGCCTGACCGATCGGAGAAAAAACGCGCTGATGCCGATGACACCGCCAACGAGGAAGGTGCCGGACGCCACGCCTATGACATTGCCCTGAGCGCCGCAATGCTCGCTATTCCCCGTGCGCCGGGGACGCCGGGTGTCGACGACAAAGCCAAGGATCGCAAGGACGCCGCCAAAGAAGAAAAACACCCGGACGACACCGCTAAAGTCCTGCGGCGTGAAGCCGAGCGGCTGGTGCTGCGCGAGCGCACGGGCAAAGCGCCGCAGAAGACGCCAGAATTGCCGCACGGGCCGGTCGATAACGACGCAGGTGACGCGAACGGCGCAGCCACCGCCGCGTCCGTTGACGACGATCGCCAACGCGACGCCGACCCTGCCCCCAAGCATGAACCCGTCGGTGAAGCGCACGACGACAAGCGCGTCAGCAACGCAACGGAAGACGGCGAGTTCGTCGCGAGCGATCCTTCCGACGCAGCGCGCGAGCAAGAAGCGAAGCAAGCCGACACCAGCCACGAAGCCACGCGCATTTCCGACGAAATCGGCAAGGGCTACGGTTTTGTGATCGCGGGCTTCGACGCCCCCGGCGAAGAGTCCGATTCCGACGTTCCGCCCCTGCCCTTGCCCACTGGGGTGCTGCCGCTCACGAAGGCGTTCGATGGCGCCATCGCGATCGTCCTTGCCCACGGCGACCACGCGCGCACGCCCGACGCGCCGCTCGATATCCTCGTGCCGGTCTCGGGCACGGACTATTCCCGCCACGCCGCCGAGCTGGCCATCACGCTCGCACGCGCCACCAACGCCCCCGTGACGGCGCTGCACGTCTCGGCACGCATGGCACCGGGGATGATGCACAAGCGCTGGCGCCCACGGTCTCTGCGGCCCGACGCTGCGGAAGCCGCCATGCTTGAGAACCTGCAAGCGCTCGCAGAACGCAATGGCGTGACGCTGCGCACGCGCCTGCTCGCTGGCGGCAAGGTCGACGAAGCGGTGCTGCATCAGATCCATCACGGCAAACACAACCTGCTCGTGCTCGGTGTGCAACCGCGCTTCGGCGACCGTCTCAACTTCGGTGCCATCTCGCATCGCTTGCTCGAAGAGCGCCGCTGTTCGGTGATCGTGCTGAGCGCGTAG
- a CDS encoding RelA/SpoT family protein — MSHAKSPATSIAADEPKAGEPKPERKKKKGESATRQYIDALLEQSYRHLFGPTATPEQPRKHEVVSIARLKGMLGEYLKESELAQIKEAFQFSDEAHLGQYRQSGQPYITHPVAVAEICAEWKLDAQSIMAALLHDVMEDQGVTKAELAERFGPKVAELVDGLSKLDKMEFRSREEAQAESFRKMLLAMARDVRVILVKLADRLHNMRTLGVTSTEKRRRVARETLDIYAPIAHRLGLNNTYRELQDLSFANYHPRRYAVLDKAVKAARGNRREVVGKILDAVEKALKEGGVSADVFGREKTLFSIYNKMQEKQLSFSQVLDVYGFRIVVESNPQCYLSLGVLHALYKPVPGKFKDYIAIPKVNGYQSLHTTLVGPFGTPIEFQIRTRHMHEIAEAGVAAHWLYKNGGADMNDVQKYAHQWLQSLLDIQSETGDSTEFLEHVKIDLFPDAVYVFTPKARIMALPRGATALDFAYSVHSDLGNQCVAVKINNELLPLRTELKNGDIVEVITAPYSKPNPAWLGFVRTGKARSVIRHYLKTMRFAESVQLGERLVEQALKGYGLTMSEISPEIWEKLAQWTGNKDRQDIFADIGLGRRVAAVMAKRLAVLSSGKEGENDDSPDDPDAPRTGDENVGPPVLITGTEGMSVQFSACCRPIPGDAIMGYIGIGLGMAIHTTDCPVARRIHRKDPTRWIDVAWAPLPGRMFDVGIKVLVHHNRGVFSRVAADITASDANIVHIGMDEVVPDESATLRFLIQVSDRVHLANVMRRIRVNPDVMRVARERPSERHQEELHANHAMRIARERGPF, encoded by the coding sequence ATGAGTCACGCGAAATCACCGGCCACGTCCATCGCTGCGGATGAACCCAAAGCGGGGGAGCCCAAGCCCGAGCGCAAGAAGAAAAAGGGCGAAAGCGCCACGCGGCAGTACATCGACGCACTGCTCGAACAGTCGTATCGGCACCTCTTCGGTCCGACCGCGACGCCCGAGCAGCCGCGCAAGCACGAGGTCGTATCGATTGCCCGTCTGAAGGGCATGCTTGGGGAGTACCTCAAGGAAAGCGAACTCGCGCAGATCAAAGAAGCCTTCCAGTTCAGCGACGAAGCCCACCTGGGCCAATATCGCCAGAGCGGACAGCCTTACATTACCCACCCCGTCGCCGTAGCCGAGATCTGTGCCGAGTGGAAACTCGACGCACAGTCGATCATGGCTGCGCTGTTGCACGACGTGATGGAAGACCAGGGCGTGACGAAGGCCGAACTCGCTGAGCGTTTCGGTCCGAAAGTCGCCGAACTGGTCGACGGTCTGTCGAAACTCGACAAGATGGAGTTTCGCAGCCGCGAAGAAGCGCAGGCGGAGAGTTTCCGCAAGATGCTGCTCGCCATGGCGCGCGACGTGCGCGTCATCCTCGTCAAGCTCGCCGACCGGCTGCACAACATGCGCACGCTGGGCGTCACGTCGACCGAGAAGCGTCGCCGCGTGGCGCGCGAAACGCTCGACATCTATGCGCCCATCGCCCACCGGCTGGGCCTGAACAATACCTATCGCGAACTTCAGGATCTGAGCTTCGCGAATTACCATCCGCGTCGTTACGCCGTGCTCGATAAGGCCGTCAAGGCCGCGCGCGGCAACCGGCGCGAGGTGGTGGGCAAGATTCTCGACGCCGTCGAGAAAGCCCTCAAGGAAGGCGGCGTGAGTGCCGACGTCTTCGGCCGCGAGAAGACGCTGTTCAGCATCTACAACAAGATGCAGGAAAAGCAGCTCTCGTTCTCGCAGGTGCTCGACGTCTACGGCTTCCGTATCGTCGTTGAATCGAATCCGCAGTGCTATCTCTCACTCGGTGTCCTGCACGCGCTCTACAAGCCCGTGCCGGGCAAGTTCAAGGACTACATCGCCATTCCGAAGGTCAACGGCTACCAGTCGTTGCATACGACCCTCGTTGGCCCGTTCGGTACGCCCATCGAGTTTCAGATCCGCACCCGCCACATGCACGAGATTGCGGAAGCGGGCGTGGCGGCGCACTGGCTGTACAAGAACGGCGGCGCCGACATGAACGATGTGCAGAAGTACGCGCATCAATGGTTGCAATCGCTGCTCGACATTCAGAGCGAGACCGGCGATTCGACCGAATTCCTCGAACACGTCAAGATCGACCTGTTCCCCGACGCCGTCTACGTCTTCACGCCCAAGGCGCGCATCATGGCGCTGCCGCGCGGCGCCACGGCGCTCGATTTCGCCTATTCGGTGCACAGCGATCTGGGTAACCAGTGCGTGGCCGTCAAGATCAACAACGAGTTGCTGCCGCTGCGCACCGAGTTGAAGAACGGCGACATCGTGGAAGTGATTACCGCCCCGTATTCAAAGCCCAACCCCGCGTGGCTGGGCTTTGTGCGTACCGGCAAGGCACGCTCGGTGATCCGGCATTACCTCAAGACGATGCGTTTTGCCGAATCGGTGCAACTTGGCGAGCGTCTGGTCGAGCAGGCATTGAAGGGCTACGGCCTGACCATGAGCGAGATTTCTCCGGAGATCTGGGAAAAGCTCGCGCAGTGGACCGGCAACAAGGATCGTCAGGACATCTTTGCCGACATCGGCCTCGGACGCCGCGTGGCGGCCGTCATGGCCAAGCGCCTCGCGGTGCTCTCGTCGGGCAAGGAAGGCGAGAACGACGACAGCCCGGACGATCCGGATGCCCCGCGTACCGGCGACGAGAATGTCGGCCCGCCGGTGCTCATCACCGGCACCGAAGGCATGTCGGTGCAGTTCTCCGCCTGCTGCCGCCCGATTCCGGGCGACGCGATCATGGGCTATATCGGCATCGGCCTCGGCATGGCGATTCACACGACCGATTGTCCGGTCGCGCGCCGCATCCATCGCAAAGATCCGACGCGCTGGATCGACGTGGCCTGGGCACCGCTGCCGGGCCGCATGTTCGACGTCGGCATCAAGGTGCTCGTGCATCACAACCGTGGCGTGTTCTCGCGTGTGGCGGCCGATATCACGGCGTCGGACGCGAACATCGTGCACATCGGGATGGATGAAGTCGTGCCGGACGAGTCGGCCACCCTGCGCTTCCTGATTCAGGTGAGCGATCGGGTGCATCTTGCCAACGTGATGCGCCGTATCCGCGTGAATCCGGACGTGATGCGTGTGGCCCGCGAGCGTCCGAGTGAACGGCATCAGGAAGAGTTGCACGCCAATCACGCGATGCGTATTGCCCGCGAGCGCGGTCCCTTCTGA
- a CDS encoding YicC/YloC family endoribonuclease, producing MKDNNIYSMTGYASVTRDIAHADGAAGASVSVELRTVNSRFLDLAFRMPEEARACEPTLREGLTAKLSRGKVDIRINVQRPESGVNGALNIDAVRQLADLEQQVLALFPDAERMRTGEILRWPGVLGEESVTAEALREAVIDAGRAAIGDLVDVRKREGAQLKQSLIERIERMETILTGLQPLVPELVARHQQKIVDRLHEALGIVIPEGAAAPGKEEIADRIRQEVTMYGVRIDVAEELTRLDAHLKETRHILDKGGLVGKRLDFMMQELNREANTLGSKAASKELADASMELKLYIEQMREQVQNLE from the coding sequence ATGAAAGACAACAATATCTATAGTATGACCGGCTACGCCAGCGTCACGCGCGACATTGCGCATGCCGATGGAGCCGCAGGCGCGAGCGTGTCGGTCGAATTGCGCACGGTTAATTCGCGCTTCCTCGATCTGGCTTTCCGTATGCCGGAAGAGGCGCGCGCGTGCGAACCGACACTGCGCGAAGGCCTGACGGCCAAGCTCTCGCGCGGCAAGGTCGACATCCGTATCAACGTGCAACGCCCCGAAAGCGGTGTGAATGGCGCGCTGAATATCGACGCCGTGCGCCAGCTCGCCGATCTCGAACAACAGGTGCTCGCGCTCTTTCCCGATGCGGAACGGATGCGCACCGGTGAAATTCTGCGCTGGCCGGGCGTGCTCGGCGAAGAGTCGGTCACGGCGGAAGCCCTGCGTGAAGCCGTCATCGACGCCGGCCGCGCTGCCATCGGTGACCTCGTCGACGTGCGCAAGCGCGAAGGCGCGCAACTCAAGCAAAGCCTGATCGAGCGTATCGAACGCATGGAAACGATCCTCACGGGCCTGCAACCGCTCGTGCCGGAACTGGTCGCGCGCCATCAGCAGAAGATCGTCGATCGTCTGCATGAAGCGCTGGGCATCGTGATTCCCGAAGGGGCCGCGGCACCGGGCAAGGAAGAGATTGCCGATCGTATTCGTCAGGAAGTGACGATGTATGGCGTGCGCATCGACGTGGCGGAAGAACTCACGCGCCTCGATGCTCACCTGAAGGAAACCCGCCACATCCTCGACAAGGGGGGCTTGGTGGGCAAACGGCTGGACTTCATGATGCAGGAGCTTAATCGCGAAGCGAATACGCTCGGCTCGAAGGCCGCCTCGAAAGAACTTGCCGATGCGTCGATGGAGCTCAAGCTCTATATCGAGCAGATGCGCGAGCAAGTGCAGAACCTGGAGTAA
- the trxA gene encoding thioredoxin, whose protein sequence is MDTNLASFDDDVLAVSHQVPVLADFWAPWCGPCNALGPLLEKLEAEAQGRLRLVKINADENAQLCADYGVRSLPTVVAFVDGEPVDQFVGALPEGQLRAFIERVVPNPADMARRVARDAIAEGRPEVARDALQAALALDPAHDEIRLDLVDVLIEMGDLAGARTELALISPRTAAGGNVRIAALETRLAAAEQASHLPPAAQLLQRVQAEPDNLQAQLDLANRYLADHSYEQALETLLSIVQRDRTFGDDVGRKSMLAVFDALSSADPATVATWRRKLSAALN, encoded by the coding sequence ATCGACACCAACCTCGCCAGTTTCGACGACGACGTGCTGGCCGTCTCGCATCAAGTGCCCGTGCTTGCCGATTTCTGGGCGCCTTGGTGCGGCCCGTGCAACGCGCTCGGGCCGTTGCTGGAAAAGCTCGAAGCCGAGGCGCAGGGTCGCCTGCGGCTCGTGAAGATCAACGCCGATGAGAACGCCCAGCTTTGCGCCGACTACGGCGTGCGCAGCTTGCCGACGGTCGTGGCTTTCGTCGATGGCGAGCCTGTCGACCAGTTTGTCGGCGCATTGCCCGAGGGCCAGTTGCGCGCGTTCATCGAACGTGTCGTGCCGAACCCTGCGGACATGGCGCGTCGTGTGGCGCGCGACGCCATTGCCGAGGGGCGGCCGGAAGTCGCTCGCGACGCACTGCAAGCTGCGCTGGCGCTCGACCCCGCGCACGATGAAATTCGACTCGATCTGGTCGACGTGCTGATTGAAATGGGGGATCTTGCGGGCGCACGCACGGAACTGGCGCTGATCTCGCCGCGCACGGCCGCTGGTGGCAATGTGCGCATCGCGGCGCTGGAAACGCGTCTGGCCGCCGCCGAGCAAGCCAGCCACCTGCCACCCGCCGCGCAATTGCTGCAACGGGTGCAGGCCGAGCCGGACAATCTTCAGGCGCAACTCGATCTTGCCAATCGCTATCTGGCCGATCATTCGTACGAACAGGCGCTCGAAACGCTGTTGAGCATCGTGCAGCGCGATCGGACGTTTGGCGACGACGTGGGCCGCAAGTCGATGCTCGCTGTGTTCGACGCGCTGAGCAGCGCCGATCCTGCTACCGTGGCCACATGGCGCCGCAAGCTCAGCGCCGCGCTGAATTGA
- the greB gene encoding transcription elongation factor GreB: MNKAFVKEDSGDDDDDLDAGAPEIPAGTKNYITPAGYRRLKDELLDLIDNQRPEVVKIVSWAASNGDRSENGDYIYGKRRLREIDRRIRFLTKRLDNAEVVDTRRQENVDQVFFGAEVTYADGKGDEHTIMIVGIDEVDLDRGRVSWISPMARAITKAKVGDTVPLRTPAGLEQIEILDVHYPPSE, from the coding sequence ATGAACAAAGCATTCGTCAAAGAAGACAGCGGCGACGACGACGATGATCTCGACGCCGGCGCCCCCGAAATTCCTGCGGGCACGAAGAACTACATCACGCCAGCCGGCTATCGACGGCTCAAGGACGAACTGCTCGATCTGATCGACAATCAGCGTCCCGAGGTGGTGAAGATCGTCTCGTGGGCGGCGTCGAACGGCGACCGCTCGGAGAATGGCGACTACATCTACGGCAAGCGCCGCCTGCGCGAGATCGATCGCCGTATCCGCTTTCTCACCAAACGGCTCGACAATGCCGAAGTCGTCGACACGCGTCGGCAGGAAAACGTCGATCAGGTGTTTTTCGGCGCAGAAGTCACTTATGCCGACGGCAAGGGCGACGAGCACACCATCATGATCGTGGGCATCGACGAGGTCGATCTCGACCGGGGCCGCGTCAGCTGGATCTCACCGATGGCGCGCGCCATCACCAAGGCCAAGGTCGGCGACACCGTGCCCCTGCGCACGCCGGCCGGACTCGAACAGATCGAAATTCTGGACGTGCACTATCCGCCATCGGAATGA
- a CDS encoding AAA family ATPase encodes MTRLVFFCGHAGAGKTTLAKRLIRPLITRSGEAFCLLDKDTLYGEFSASVMGALTGNPNDRDSPMYLQTLREPEYAGLLETARENLRLGVNVLVVAPLSRELREGLLFDRGWLRVEDDVSVHVVWVDLDEASAKARIVSRANPNDAYKLAHWDEYRVRRILPPAAAFPGLLRFDNTSPTAEDDEQLLLTLLTQTR; translated from the coding sequence ATGACGCGCCTCGTATTCTTCTGCGGCCACGCCGGTGCGGGCAAGACGACGTTGGCCAAACGGCTGATTCGCCCGCTCATTACGCGCAGCGGCGAGGCCTTCTGCCTGCTGGACAAAGACACGCTCTACGGCGAGTTCAGTGCCTCCGTGATGGGGGCGCTCACGGGGAATCCGAACGACCGCGACAGCCCCATGTACTTGCAGACGTTGCGCGAGCCCGAGTACGCCGGGCTGCTGGAGACGGCGCGCGAGAACTTGCGGCTTGGCGTGAACGTGCTGGTGGTCGCGCCGCTTTCGCGCGAGTTGCGCGAAGGATTGCTGTTCGATCGCGGCTGGCTTCGGGTAGAGGACGACGTGAGCGTGCATGTCGTCTGGGTCGATCTCGATGAGGCGAGCGCCAAAGCACGCATCGTCAGCCGTGCCAACCCCAATGACGCGTACAAGCTCGCACACTGGGACGAGTACCGCGTGCGTCGCATCTTGCCACCTGCGGCCGCTTTCCCCGGGCTGTTGCGCTTCGACAATACGTCGCCGACGGCGGAAGACGACGAACAGTTGTTGCTGACGTTGCTCACGCAGACGCGTTGA
- a CDS encoding pirin family protein has translation MTGSSSPTSATSPFLAVLKPHTSDIGAFTVQRSLPSLPFKTVGPFIFFDHMGPATLAPGQGMDVRPHPHIGLATVTYLFDGEINHRDSLGSDQRITPGAVNWMTAGRGIVHSERTPEDVRERGGDVHGIQTWVALPQADEETEPSFSHHEASSLPDIFAPGVHMRLILGEAFGETSPVKVFSPIFYLAVEMAPCAAFVLPPEYAERAIYTVQGEVTVNGESLPEQRMGVLAPGSDVNVVAGDQPARLMLLGGAPLDGDRFIFWNFVSSSRERIEQAKTAWTAQQMGHVPGETEWIPIPERKPAAK, from the coding sequence ATGACCGGTTCCTCCAGCCCTACCAGCGCCACCAGCCCGTTTCTCGCCGTCCTCAAGCCGCATACGAGCGACATTGGCGCGTTCACGGTGCAACGCAGTCTGCCGAGCCTGCCGTTCAAGACGGTCGGGCCGTTCATCTTCTTCGATCACATGGGGCCAGCCACGCTTGCGCCGGGGCAGGGCATGGATGTGCGCCCGCACCCGCACATCGGGCTGGCGACGGTCACGTATCTGTTTGACGGGGAAATCAATCACCGCGACAGCCTCGGCAGCGATCAGCGCATCACGCCGGGGGCCGTGAACTGGATGACTGCCGGTCGCGGCATCGTGCACTCCGAGCGCACCCCGGAAGACGTGCGCGAGCGCGGCGGTGACGTGCACGGTATTCAGACGTGGGTCGCCTTGCCGCAAGCCGATGAGGAGACCGAGCCATCGTTCTCGCATCACGAGGCGTCGTCGCTGCCCGACATCTTTGCACCGGGCGTGCATATGCGCCTGATTCTCGGCGAAGCCTTTGGCGAGACGTCACCGGTGAAAGTGTTCTCGCCGATCTTCTATCTCGCGGTGGAAATGGCGCCGTGCGCGGCCTTCGTGTTGCCCCCGGAGTACGCGGAGCGCGCCATCTACACGGTGCAAGGCGAGGTCACGGTGAACGGCGAATCGTTGCCCGAGCAGCGCATGGGCGTGCTCGCACCGGGCAGCGATGTGAACGTGGTGGCGGGCGATCAACCTGCGCGATTGATGCTGTTGGGCGGCGCGCCGCTCGATGGCGACCGCTTCATCTTCTGGAATTTCGTGTCGTCGAGCCGCGAGCGTATCGAGCAGGCCAAGACTGCCTGGACTGCGCAGCAAATGGGCCACGTGCCAGGCGAGACGGAATGGATTCCGATCCCGGAACGTAAGCCTGCGGCAAAGTAG
- the gmk gene encoding guanylate kinase translates to MSPQSPIPQTALHAEYPGNLFMVVAPSGAGKSTLVNALLAQDDEIRLSISSTTRPPRPGEEDGVQYHFLSAEDFVARRKQGEFLESAEVHGNYYGTSRVWIEEQMRDGHDVLLEIDWQGAQQVRKRFINAVGIFILPPSIAALEERLKKRGQDEPNVITRRLLAAGGEMAHAPEADFIIINEDFQRALAELQSVVTATRLGFTSQRARHESLFIELGIHSPQEDE, encoded by the coding sequence ATGTCCCCGCAATCGCCCATCCCGCAAACCGCCTTGCACGCCGAATATCCCGGCAATCTGTTCATGGTGGTCGCCCCCTCGGGCGCGGGCAAATCCACGCTCGTGAACGCACTGCTCGCGCAGGACGACGAGATCCGTCTGTCGATCTCGAGCACCACACGCCCGCCGCGTCCCGGTGAAGAGGACGGCGTGCAATATCACTTTCTGAGCGCAGAAGATTTCGTCGCGCGCCGCAAGCAGGGGGAATTCCTCGAAAGCGCTGAAGTGCACGGCAACTACTACGGTACGTCGCGCGTGTGGATCGAAGAACAGATGCGCGACGGTCACGACGTGCTGCTGGAAATTGATTGGCAAGGCGCGCAGCAGGTGCGCAAGCGCTTTATCAATGCGGTGGGCATCTTCATTCTGCCGCCGTCGATCGCGGCACTTGAGGAGCGCCTGAAGAAGCGCGGTCAGGATGAACCGAACGTCATCACGCGCCGTCTGCTGGCGGCTGGTGGCGAGATGGCTCACGCCCCGGAAGCGGACTTCATCATCATCAATGAAGACTTCCAGCGTGCGCTGGCGGAGCTGCAATCGGTGGTCACGGCCACGCGTTTGGGCTTCACTTCGCAGCGCGCGCGTCACGAATCACTGTTCATCGAACTCGGCATTCACTCGCCGCAGGAAGACGAATAA